The sequence below is a genomic window from Atribacterota bacterium.
AAGAGCATAAAAAAATTCATTCCATGATAACATGAATGCAAAAATTCCTGTTCCTACTAAACCCGGTTTTGAAAGTGGTAATATTATTTTATATATCGTTTGAAACTTTGTACATCCATCCACTCTTGCTGCATCCTCAATATCTCTTGGAATAGCCTCAAAAAAGCCCTTCAAGAGCCATATTGTGTATGGAAGAGTAAAAGAAGCATTGATAATAATCAAAGTAATCTTTTTATCTATTAAACTATATGATTTGGCAATGAGAAAAAAAGGAATTGCTAAAGTTAATCCTGGAATCATTCTAGTAGCTAAAACTAGAAATAAATACTTCCTTGAACCAATAAATTTTAATCTTGCTAAGGCATAAGCTGAGAAGGTACCACTAGCTAAACACAATAATGTGGTTCCAATCCCAACAATAAAACTATTTAGAATTGCTTGTGGAAATATTTTTGCTTCTCTAGGAACTGAATAACTTTTAATACCAATTTCATCAGTAATACCTTCTGGATTTCGTCCTAGTAATAATTGGTAATAATTCATAAGAGTGGGGTCCTTGGGCAAAATATTAGGTGGTACTGATAATAAATTGGCATCGTTTTGTAGACTACAAATAATAAGCCATAAAAGTGGAGCAGTAAAAATAAAAAAGACAATTATGGCAAATACATATATGTATATATTTTTCATTTTTTTGGACCTATTAATACAACTGACCAATGAAGATATCACCTCATTTTTAATAGATTTCTCTATTAAGAAATTTGTAATATATAATTACAATTAAAAATGTTATAAAAGCAATAATATAGCCTATTGCACTCCCGCTACCAAATTTTAGAAATTTAAAAGCTTCTGTATATAGAAGCCAACCAACGACTTCTGTAGAATCTCCAGGGCCACCAGAAGTTAATACATAAATTAAATCAAAAACCTTAAGAGCAATCATTGTTTGAAAAATTAAAACTACCATTAAAGTTGTAGAAATCATGGGTAAAGTAATGCTTTTAAATTGTTGCCAAACCGTAGCTCCATCAACCCTAGCCGCCTCATATAATTCTTGTGGTATAGACTGTAAGCCAGCTAGAAGTAAAATAATAGCAAACGGCAATTCCTTCCATACACTAGCGATTATCGCAAAGACAAATGCACTAAAAGGAATAGATAAAAAAGGAATATACTGATCAATTAAACCAAGTCCTTTTAATACTGCATTTAAAATACCATAACTTGAATCTAATATCCATTTCCACATAATTCCATTGACAACACTTGGAATTGCCCAAGGAATTAAAATAGCAGCTCTTAGTATCCCCCTACCTTTGAATTTCTGGTTAAGCAATATTGAAATTGCTAATGCCAAGACCAATACTAATAATACATCGAAAAAAACGAAAATAAATGTTCTTTGTAAGGTCACCAAGAACTTTAAAGAAGTCAGGTGGTTTAGGTAATTTCCAATACCAATAAAACGTTTTACTCCTGTTCTTCTTAAATTTAGATCAAATAAACTGATATAAAAGGAGTAAAAAACTGGAAACACAACTACAAGTAGAATAATAATCGATGATGGTATATTTAAAAACCAAGCAAATATTGATTCATTTTTTTCAAAATATTTTAAATAATTTTTTTTCATTAGATATTATTTAGTTCTAATAAAGATAAAAATTAAAATTCTAGAGCAGAAAACTTATTTCTGCTCTAGAATAAAACCTCATCAAAACTAGTAATCTGCCTTCAATTCTTTAGCGCTTTTTTCAAGATCTTTTAAAATTATCTCTATTGGCTTCTCACCCAATACAGCTTTCTGGAGTTCTCCCCATGCATTTGTTTGCCACTCATCAAACCATGGGGTGAATCTGTATGGTGTTGCACCAGCATATTCATCTTGCTTTTTGATAATATCAGGATCTCCCCATTTAGTAATATAATCTGAGACTTCTTTATCCTCATAGAGAGGTTTTTGTACAAATCCCAAGCCAAAATTTAATGCCCAATATTTTCCAGTGTAATAATCATCATTCTTATCTCTGCCACCTAAAAATTGGACTAACTTCCAGGCATTTTCTTTTTGTTTACTGTTTTTGCTTATACAATAAAGTCTTATATATGATGTAGTACCACTTATAACCTTGTCATTTCCTGGAACTAAAGCCATTTTAATCTTACCTGCTGCTTGTGAACTTTTTGGATCATTTAACTGTGCAACATTATAGTCTGATAACAAAGTAAATGTTCTTGTTCCAGCTGCCATAGCTCTATTAACATCAGCGGTAGTTGAACTAAGACTTGCCTGGTCCAACAAACCTTCTTTCATAGCGCCTTTAAGCCATTCTAGTGCTTCAAAAGCAGCACTATCTCCTTCATTAAATAACGGATCATGACTCTCATTGAAAAGCTTTCCACCTCTAGAAAAAATTAATTGCTCCCAATTCTCCATAATATTACTAGACTTTGTCATTATAAAAATTATTGGATGTTCAGATATACCTTTTTCTTTTATTATTCTTGCTTGTTCCAACAATTCATCCCATGTTTTTGGAGGATTATCTATGCCTGCTTTTTTTAGATGTTCTTCATTATAAACGAAAACATAACGACCAGCATAATAAGGTAAACCATATAAATGTCCTTCATATGACATTTGAGCTAAAGCTCCATCAGGTATTTCTTCTTTGTACCGTTCAACTCCTTCAAAACCATCTATTGGTTCAAGCCAACCAGCACTTGCCCATGCGGCAAGATTAGAATCACGTACCACAATAACATCATATTCTGTTCCGCTAATAAAGCTTGCAACTAATTTTTCGTAATAGTTATCACTCGGGATATTATAAAAATCATCTGTTTTAATACCATATTGATCTTCGAATACATCTAGCAAATGGTTCCAAGTATCGACCTCATAAGTCCATCCAATCAATTTCAAGTTTTCTTCTGCTAAAGCTGAAAAATTAAAAACAAGAATAGAAATCAATAAAAAATAAATAATTTTCTTCATAATTTACCTCTTTTTTGTTTAGAGTTTATAAAATTCAGCAAAATCAATCTTTTTATATGCCAACAACATTAATTTATATTAATCACCTCCTATCTCTTAATATTTAGTGCTTAGAATATTCACATAATTAATCTTTGGATTATAATAAGATTTTAATATCATTCAATAAATACCTACCTTTTTGTACTCCAACAGTTAAATAAACATCTAAGATATAAAAATCCTCCACAATTTTTTAATATTTTTATGGTCTAAATATGTTTATTTCATTTAATACTTACTATCATCTCTACCTCTACGGGTATATTCATTGGTAAAACTGAGGCCCCTAAAGCACATCTAGCGTGTTTTC
It includes:
- a CDS encoding carbohydrate ABC transporter permease, which encodes MKNIYIYVFAIIVFFIFTAPLLWLIICSLQNDANLLSVPPNILPKDPTLMNYYQLLLGRNPEGITDEIGIKSYSVPREAKIFPQAILNSFIVGIGTTLLCLASGTFSAYALARLKFIGSRKYLFLVLATRMIPGLTLAIPFFLIAKSYSLIDKKITLIIINASFTLPYTIWLLKGFFEAIPRDIEDAARVDGCTKFQTIYKIILPLSKPGLVGTGIFAFMLSWNEFFYALLLTNTEKSFTIPIVLSMFGTELDINYSLMITAGVVAIIPPILFTLIFQKYIVEGITAGSIKG
- a CDS encoding sugar ABC transporter permease, which gives rise to MKKNYLKYFEKNESIFAWFLNIPSSIIILLVVVFPVFYSFYISLFDLNLRRTGVKRFIGIGNYLNHLTSLKFLVTLQRTFIFVFFDVLLVLVLALAISILLNQKFKGRGILRAAILIPWAIPSVVNGIMWKWILDSSYGILNAVLKGLGLIDQYIPFLSIPFSAFVFAIIASVWKELPFAIILLLAGLQSIPQELYEAARVDGATVWQQFKSITLPMISTTLMVVLIFQTMIALKVFDLIYVLTSGGPGDSTEVVGWLLYTEAFKFLKFGSGSAIGYIIAFITFLIVIIYYKFLNREIY
- a CDS encoding sugar ABC transporter substrate-binding protein, whose amino-acid sequence is MKKIIYFLLISILVFNFSALAEENLKLIGWTYEVDTWNHLLDVFEDQYGIKTDDFYNIPSDNYYEKLVASFISGTEYDVIVVRDSNLAAWASAGWLEPIDGFEGVERYKEEIPDGALAQMSYEGHLYGLPYYAGRYVFVYNEEHLKKAGIDNPPKTWDELLEQARIIKEKGISEHPIIFIMTKSSNIMENWEQLIFSRGGKLFNESHDPLFNEGDSAAFEALEWLKGAMKEGLLDQASLSSTTADVNRAMAAGTRTFTLLSDYNVAQLNDPKSSQAAGKIKMALVPGNDKVISGTTSYIRLYCISKNSKQKENAWKLVQFLGGRDKNDDYYTGKYWALNFGLGFVQKPLYEDKEVSDYITKWGDPDIIKKQDEYAGATPYRFTPWFDEWQTNAWGELQKAVLGEKPIEIILKDLEKSAKELKADY